TTATGCCCTAGGTCTTGTGGTAAGTCCCTATTTTGTACGGCAACAGATACCGCAATATCGAGAAGATCTAAGTGATCTCAATCAGCGAGGGATTTACGTAACTCCGGCCGTTTCTATTCGCCACTCCTTTTCCCTGCACACGTGGAAGTATGCCATTAACTGGTATCATGTGGATATGGAAAAGCTCAAACGAGACCTGTGGGGAAAAAATGTTCCTGGTTTTGGACGTGCCAAGGAACTGGCTCCCGAAAGTCTCTTTCGGTTTTTTATATTCGATCAAACGGACCGTTATAAACCTCCTCCCTGGATTCGACTTGGGAAATGGTTAGCGAAAGCACATTTAGATTGGCATGAAT
This sequence is a window from Candidatus Limnocylindrales bacterium. Protein-coding genes within it:
- the cas5d gene encoding type I-D CRISPR-associated protein Cas5/Csc1: MRILECELEFHDFVYFATREVGRLYETEALIHNYALCYALGLVVSPYFVRQQIPQYREDLSDLNQRGIYVTPAVSIRHSFSLHTWKYAINWYHVDMEKLKRDLWGKNVPGFGRAKELAPESLFRFFIFDQTDRYKPPPWIRLGKWLAKAHLDWHECRIKSERSGSYVATHPLNPLDVLPMSRLRLCDYINMPPISLINNAHLEGNYLIVEGPGGSFCFPAGMQFNFTGDRQS